ACCAGGACTCCCACGCCACCCACAGCGCACAGGCAAAACCCGGAGGCGAGCATGGGCATTGAGGCCTTTTTGATTGTCGCTGCTGCCTTGATCGGCATTGGCCTGTACGGCGCGTTGAGTCAGCAGTCCATCGTCATGGTCATGATGGGACTGGAGCTGATCCTGAACGGCATCCTGCTGAGCATTCTGAGCTTCTGGCACTTCGTGGCACCCTACTCCGCCAAGGGACAGATCTTCGCCATCATCGGCCTGACCTTGATGGCGGTCGAGGCGGCCATGGGTTTTGCCATCCTGATCGCCCTCTACCGGGCGCGGATGGTGGACACCGTTGACGGCGCCAAGGACCTGCGCGGCTGATGGTCACCAATCTGCTCTGGCTCTTGCCAGCCCTGCCGCTCGGCCTGGGGGTGCTTCTGCTGGCGGGCGGACATCGTTTCGATCGTCTGGCCGGCATCCTGAGCGCCATCGGCGCATTTTCCACCCTGCTCCTGGCCCTCTGGGCGTTGCAGGCGCACCCGACAGCAGTCTGGCCCTGGCTGCCGCTCGGGAATCGCAGCTTGCCGCTGACCCTTGCGGCGACGCCCTTGAGTGCCGCGATGGCGGTGCTGGTATCGGCGCTGGCCACCCTGATACTGATCTATGCCCTGGCGTACATGGCCAAGGATCCGTCCCGGGCGCGGTTTTTCGGCCTGATGAGCCTGTTTCTGGGCAGTATGCTGCTGCTGGTGCTGGCCGATGATCTGCTCGCGCTGCTGATCGCCTGGGAGAGCGTGGGCGCCTGCTCCTACGCCCTGATCGGCTTCTGGTATACGGAGGCCGGTCGCCCGCCCGCCGCCAACCGCGCATTTCTCAGCACCCGCTTCGCAGATATCGGATTGTACCTGGCGGCAATGGCCGCCTTCGCCGTTACGGGTGGTTTTTCCTTTGCCAGTCTGGCGACCCTGAGTGGCTGGCCCTTGCAGCTCGTGGTTGGCGGCCTGATCCTGGCCGCGCTCGGCAAGTCGGCCCAACTGCCTTTTTCCGGCTGGCTATCCGGCGCCATGCTGGGGCCCTCGCCGGTCTCCGCCCTGCTGCACTCGGCCACTATGGTCGCGGCGGGCGCCTTTCTGCTGACCAAGCTCCTGCCCGTGCTGATGCTGACCACCTGGGCGCAGCCGCTGCTGCTCTGGGTTGGTGGCTTGACAGTACTCACGGGAGCCCTGATTGCCCTGTACCAGGATGAGATCAAGCAGATCCTGGCTGCCTCCACCCTGTCCCAATATGGTTACATCTTCGCCGCACTGGGCGCGGCGGATGCAGGTGCCGCCACCCTGCACCTTTTCAGCCATGCCCTGTTCAAGGCCCTGCTCTTCCTGGCCGCAGGCGTGCTGGTACACAGCGGTCTGCAGCGTCTGCAGGAGATGGGCGGCCTGCGCAGGCCCATGCCCTGGACGGCTGCCGCTTTCGGCATCGGCGCGCTGTCCCTGGCGGCCATTCCCCCCTTGGGCGGCTTTTTCAGCAAGGAACTGATACTGGCCGCCGTCAGCGAGCAAAACCGGCTGCTGGGTATCTTCCTGATGCTTGGTGCCTTTCTGACGGCCGTTTACATAGCGCGCGCCTGGCTGCTGGCCTTCGCCGGCAACACCCCCGTCAATCCATCGAATCCACAAAAGGCGGACACGAGCATGCGCCTGGCTATGGGTGTGCTCATTGTGCTGGTGCTTTTCTCGGGCCTGCTGGCCTGGCCTCCGATTGCCGGGGCCTCCGGGGTCTCGGCCGC
This Thermithiobacillus plumbiphilus DNA region includes the following protein-coding sequences:
- the nuoK gene encoding NADH-quinone oxidoreductase subunit NuoK, whose product is MGIEAFLIVAAALIGIGLYGALSQQSIVMVMMGLELILNGILLSILSFWHFVAPYSAKGQIFAIIGLTLMAVEAAMGFAILIALYRARMVDTVDGAKDLRG
- a CDS encoding NADH-quinone oxidoreductase subunit L, with translation MVTNLLWLLPALPLGLGVLLLAGGHRFDRLAGILSAIGAFSTLLLALWALQAHPTAVWPWLPLGNRSLPLTLAATPLSAAMAVLVSALATLILIYALAYMAKDPSRARFFGLMSLFLGSMLLLVLADDLLALLIAWESVGACSYALIGFWYTEAGRPPAANRAFLSTRFADIGLYLAAMAAFAVTGGFSFASLATLSGWPLQLVVGGLILAALGKSAQLPFSGWLSGAMLGPSPVSALLHSATMVAAGAFLLTKLLPVLMLTTWAQPLLLWVGGLTVLTGALIALYQDEIKQILAASTLSQYGYIFAALGAADAGAATLHLFSHALFKALLFLAAGVLVHSGLQRLQEMGGLRRPMPWTAAAFGIGALSLAAIPPLGGFFSKELILAAVSEQNRLLGIFLMLGAFLTAVYIARAWLLAFAGNTPVNPSNPQKADTSMRLAMGVLIVLVLFSGLLAWPPIAGASGVSAAIQIMSAETMLSLGLVLLGLLWSWRRHVSGRLLHLPKFGVLGAAAGQWFGLLQLSDGVGRLGLRLAQQLAKADDQLLARGVQQLPKLTLHLGEWSRRADREGWDRLIEGMANSLSSGSRVLSDLQNGLLHRYYLWMVVSMLLLLALTFWTAGV